The window CTTAAAATATTATCTAATCTACTTCTCACTGTGGGATAGGAAATTTTTAATATTCTCTCCATTTCCTTAACATTTCCTCGAGTTCTTAAAAAGAGTTCTAAAAATTCCTGCTCTTCAGGACTTAAAGATGCTATCTTATTAGATAAGAACTCTCCTTCCACGGTTATGTTACAATTATTACATTTTAATCTTATAATTAACATCTCTTTGCCACATATAGGACATCTAATTAAATTGTGGGCCATAAAAATTTAATCTCCTTTTTATAATTTTATAGATTAAATTTTATAAAATTTAAAGATTTATGTCAATATTTTTATTCAGATCTTAAGGCTTGAATAGGATCCAAACTTGCTGCTCTAACTGCAGGCCAAACACCAAATATTAATCCTATAGAAAGAGAAAACAAAAATCCTAAGGCTAATATATTAAGATTTAAGGAGAAGGGTATATCAAAATTAGTAATTATTTTACCAGAAAGCAGTGCCAAAAGGATTCCAATTATTCCCCCAAAAATACTTAAAATAGAAGACTCTACAAGAAATTGAACCAATATATCTTTTTTCTTTGCTCCGACAGCCTTTCTTATACCTATTTCTCTTATTCTTTCCATAACTGATACTAGCATTATATTCATTATTCCAATTCCTCCTACTATAAGGGATACTCCTGCAATTCCAGCTAAAGTAAGGGTTAAGATATTCAATATTTCATTCATAGCAGAGAGGAGGTCTTCTTGTCTCGCAATAACAAAATTGGTTTTTCCTCTTCTTTGTTTTAAAGCAAAGATTAATTTATGACGATAAATCTCTAAGAATTCAGAATTTTTCACTTGCACTGCAATAATATTCAAGTTTTGATCTCCTTTGAAAGAAAATAAGGTTGTTATAGGAATTATTATTCTTCTATCTTGATCTCCATAATTTGAAGAGGAATATCCTTTTTCTTTTAAAACACCAACTATCCTATAATTTTGTCCTCCAATATCAATAAGTTTATTAACTGCAGACTCATAATTTTCTGCAATTTCTTTTGCAATTTTAGGACCTATAATACATACCTTCTCTCTATTTTTAATTTCAGATTCAGTAAAGAATCTTCCTGAAAGAAGTCCCTCTTTAGCAATTATGAGCCCTTCGTTATCAGTTCCTA of the Dictyoglomus sp. genome contains:
- a CDS encoding ABC transporter permease; translation: MRILESFKSSIYNLRVNKLRSFLTILGIIIGVFTVILLISIGQGAKNRVTQVMQELGANTLLIFPSNIETNGDFNTLREESQRRRNRGMPQLFNYSDILYLRKIFRNEILISSLVNSYLSVKYKFIDINAQVIGTDNEGLIIAKEGLLSGRFFTESEIKNREKVCIIGPKIAKEIAENYESAVNKLIDIGGQNYRIVGVLKEKGYSSSNYGDQDRRIIIPITTLFSFKGDQNLNIIAVQVKNSEFLEIYRHKLIFALKQRRGKTNFVIARQEDLLSAMNEILNILTLTLAGIAGVSLIVGGIGIMNIMLVSVMERIREIGIRKAVGAKKKDILVQFLVESSILSIFGGIIGILLALLSGKIITNFDIPFSLNLNILALGFLFSLSIGLIFGVWPAVRAASLDPIQALRSE
- a CDS encoding DUF2089 domain-containing protein → MAHNLIRCPICGKEMLIIRLKCNNCNITVEGEFLSNKIASLSPEEQEFLELFLRTRGNVKEMERILKISYPTVRSRLDNILRSIGLIPLDEEEIKTKTREIIDKLERGEITVQDALNLLEEKKEEDI